The following DNA comes from Gambusia affinis linkage group LG21, SWU_Gaff_1.0, whole genome shotgun sequence.
AGAAGtgaatttgatgttttcttattatttgagTTAAGTTAAGTACGAGAGGCGCTTAAACTTAAATGCTTGCGTTAAATGCATACATATGTCCTGAAAGTCCACCTGATTTGCATTAGTATTGTAATAGCACTTGAAACATTTGTAAGCCGTCATGCTAACATGGAGGCCCATGTGCTCTCTGTAACGCGTTGAGCCAAGGGGTGTTGCTTCTCAGAGCTCTACCCACAATAGTCAATGGTGATGTGCATCACCTCTATAACAAAGCCATCTTTGGTGGCAAATTCTTCAGTGATAAAAGATGAAATTGTTGGCTAACttcaaatattgtgtttttatagtcTCACATCATGGCAGCCAAAGCAGTCGCTTCAACGCTGAAAACATCTTTGGGACCTAACGGTATGTAAGAACTATCCACTATGCTGTCATTTCGGTTATAAGGTTCTTCgggtggtttttatttcaaacctcTATTTTCTATATACAGTTAAGTGTATTAACATTCGTCTTTAACAATTATTAATTAGGTCTGGACAAAATGATGGTTGACCAGGATGGAGAGGTGACTGTCACTAACGACGGAGCCACTATTCTCAGCATGATGGATGTGGACCACCAGATTGCCAAGCTTATGGTGGAGCTGTCCAAATCCCAAGATGATGAGATTGGTGATGGAACCACTGGAGTTGTCGGTATGTGATCTGGCACAGATGTGATGGTGCTTCTGAATCCATTCTgctataattattaatttacaaaatagtCCTGtactcaaataaaaactgtttatcagGTAGGTCTGCTACTAACAGCCTTTTTGGGAGTAATCCAATTAATGCTTAAATTAATTCAATCATTAATGTAAAGATgatgttcttaaaaaaattatatatatattttttctatttatcaGGGAATTTTGTGCATTAATTGGATCCAACAAAGTTCATTGTAAACACACAATTGATACTTTTCAAATGTCAATAGATGATGGTCTGAAGtgtaaatgaacaataaaagtTCTGTGTGGAAGTCAATAGAAAGAAGCTGTCAATGTCAATCTTAAATCCTTTATTTAAGGTGGGATGGGGAAAGAAGTAGCATATCACTATAATGTACATATCAACtatgtgtttttgctgtgtttttatggcGCTAGTGGCCTTCCTTTGTTTTTAGCTTGATAGGAAGAAGATTTGTTAAGATGGGGAAGACATGCCGGAAATTACTGAGCTCGAGAATCGAACATGGGACTTTAGCCTCTAATTTTAGATGGTAgattttaacttaaatatttttattttgtttaagtgCTGGCTGGAGCGCTGCTCGAGCAGGCCGAGCAGCTGCTGGACCGAGGGATCCACCCCATCAGAATCTCCGATGGCTACGACCAGGCTGCACATATTGCTATAGAGACACTAGACAAAATGGCAGAAAGTTTTCCCTGTGACCCCAACAACACTGAACCTCTCATCCAGACTGCCATGACAACACTGGGATCAAAAGTGTAAGTCATAAAGGTTTTGGATTCACAGTAACATTTGTGGGAgatctttttatttcctaaCTTCACATAATCAATCCTGTTAGTtatattgaatgttttttgggttgtttttttttttgttttttcatgttttctagaATTAACCGGTGCCACAGACAGATGGCAGAGATTGCAGTGAATGCCATCCTCACTGTGGCTGACCTGGAAAGGAAGGATGTAGACTTTGAGCTCATCAAGGTGGAAGGGAAAGTGGGAGGAAAGCTGGAGGACATACAGCTCATCAAGGGGGTGATAGTTGACAAAGAGTTCAGCCACCCTCAGATGCCCAAGGTATAAATATGTATGAATAATATTGTGAGAGGATTCCTATCTTTTTTGTTCATCATCTTTTAATTATCTGCTTCTAATTTCCCTCCAGCAAgatgaaatataaattatttgtaatttatttaatcagattaagaataaattaaataggATGAAGatcaatttgatttgattacCTGCATCTGAGTCAGCTGTATCGTAACAAggcaaatgtttctgtttcctccttcctttttCATAAGGctataaatgatgctaaaaTCGCTATCTTGACCTGCCCGTTTGAGCCTCCAAAGCCAAAGACCAAGCATAAGTTGGATGTGACCTCAGTTGAGGACTACAAAGCCCTGCAGaagtatgaaaaagaaaagtttgaagaGATGATCCAGCAGGTAAACACCCCAAATTACTGTCCTGCTTTAGATTGTTGCTAGAGCTGATTGTTGTAACAACTTAAATGTTTGATTAACTCACTTGGTgtaaatgtatgtgtgtgtttattttaggttaaAAGTACTGGTGCTAACTTGGCCATCTGCCAGTGGGGCTTTGATGACGAGGCGAACCACCTTCTGCTGCAAAACGAGCTGCCTGCCGTGCGCTGGGTCGGTGGGCCAGAGATTGAGGTAAGAAATGGTTCAAATTTGCAGAAAACCTTAAAATCAAATTTCCTGTACTCTTTCCACCTTGATTATCCCATTAAATCAAGCATATTACTTGCTAATTACTCagtatgttttgtgtttttggtgcaGTTGATAGCGATAGCCACTGGGGGGCGGATTGTGCCGAGGTTCTGTGAGCTGACGCCAGAGAAGTTGGGCAGCGCTGGCTTAGTGAAAGAAATCTCCTTTGGCACAACCAAGGACCACATGCTGGTGATCACAGAATGCAAAAACACCAGGGCTGTAACTATTTTCATCCGTGGTGGCAACAAAATGGTGAGCACCTACCATCCCTCACCCTGTAAACTACAGGGTATTTACCTTGGCACATGCTGGTTTTAATCCACTCTTTCATGTTTGATAATAGATCATAGAGGAAGCTAAGCGTGCACTTCATGATGCTCTGTGTGTAATTCGCAATTTGGTCAAAGACAACCGTGTTGTTTATGGCGGCGGAGCATCAGAGATTGCATGTGCTCTCGCTGTGAACCAGGCGGCAGATAAGGTAAGACTCTTAGACGATTGATGTAAAAATCTTGTTGGTGACACTTACACCGTTTTGTACTTACATCGGTTTTCTTCAACAGTGCCCATCCTTGGAACAGTATGCCATGAGGTCATTTGCTGATGCTCTAGAGGTCATCCCAATGGCATTGGCTGAGAACAGCGGTCTCAGCCCTATCCAGACTATGGCCGAGGTCAGAGCCAGACAAGTAAAGGACAACAACCCTTTCCTTGGCATCGACTGCTTGCACAAAAACACCAATGGTAAGGCATTTGTCCTTTGTTCTCTGATCTGGATATTTGAggaacaaatagatttttttttttgtctaccaACATGAATTGAGAAAACCTTCAAGCCCTCATTTAGCTTAATTGGCTTTGTTTCATCCTGCACAGACATGAAGCAGCAACATGTTATTGAGACCTTGATTGGCAAGAAGCAGCAGATCCTTTTGGCTACCCAGGTGGTTAAGATGATCCTAAAGATAGATGACATCCGAAACCAAGGAGAGAGCGAAGACTGAAGCTCCCCGACTGAAGGAAAGCAGCACAAGTGTGCTCTGGAGGGGTTAAATGTGTGAGCTGTTTCAGAGGTCTTTGGCACTTCCTCGAGCTCCATGTCCACATCGCACTGCGTATTGCTATTTATCATTTGATACAGCCTGTCCAAGCTTTATTCGTTACAAAGtcgcaaataaaacatttgactgATGAAATTTCCATGTGCTtcacatttattgacatttgaTTATTGCTCATTGGGTACATTCAccatttacagatttttaatattgatattaaaaatCTGATCATTTCATTGAGTATATTTTGTTACTGTGTTTGTAGTGTCTCTGTACTGCATTCAGTCTGTCTTTGGCATACATTCATGATATAttggttaaaatatattttcataagaAATTATATTATCAtccagacattaaaaaaatacatgtgtaTGATGTAATATCAACCGCAAGGTTACATAACCCACCAATCAATTCCCATATTAATCTGATTATGTGTTTTAAGGCACTATTTTCAGCTTAAGTGCaatttaaactttgatttatttcacatgtTTAGATATATTTATTGAGCCAGTTGAGCATATCCTTTCTGGCCTCCTCAATTTGGGGTTTATCAGCTGGATTGATGTCCTCTCTCTTGCGGTGGACAAAGCCATGGGTCTGTCCAGGAAATACTTTCAACTGGAAGTCTACTGTACATTTCCCTTTCAGATTTGCTTCCAGGGCACTGACCTAATGAGTGAAAGAACACGTTTAAGCACACAATGTCTTGCTACAGAGTATGTGCAATAGCTCAGaacctttttgcattttgttacaTTGAAGTCTTAAAGTAGAATTTTAGGtgataaagcaacacaaagcaatACATTATTTTGAAGGGTACTTCATAAATCTTTTCCAAAACAATGGCATTCGTCCTTTACTGCAATTTTTATACTTCTACAATCGATGGATGGTACAAAGGTAATTGGGGAGGTATATGCAAAGATTGATCTAGTATATAAAACGTTAATATGCACTGAATCTTCTGGttacaaagtgagaaaaatttCAAGGAATATCAAATTTTTGAAAGGGTCTATAGAAACGCTccaaagttaattaaaaacattctaaataaaagcatcaCAAATTCAGTAAAAGTCAGAAACAACACACTGACCTGATCCAGAGGGATGATGTTATCGTTTTCTGCAAAGATGAACAGTGTTGGACTCTTCAGTGAATACCTGTCCTCTCTTTCACGAACTATTCCTGCAGAGTAACACGCAAACCCCATTCTGAGTCCAACGTAAATCatcaatattatatattttgctGGTTAAATGATGTACCATAAACAGACACTCCAGCTTTGATTTCAGGATATAACAAGGCCAAGTAATGTGTTGCCACTCCTCCCCAGCAAAAGCCCACTGTTCCAATGCGCTTGGCTCCACACTGCTCCTTCAGGTACTTCAGCACAACGTCGACCTCTCTGAGAAGGAAACAACTATTAGACTCATGCATGATGTTAAAGATTCAAGATAAGCTCTGCCCAATAAGAGTCCACCTAGATAAGTTGAACTGAAAGTGTACTCACTTGTTAATATCAGTTGGTTTTTTATCCTTAAGCCACTCCTGAAATGTGGACCAGTCTTTGGTTGGACTCCAAGGTTCCTTCCCGACAAAAAAGTCGGGACAAACAGCACTGCACAGGACAAAAAGTGGAAAGTGACCATCGGGACAAATAATATAACAATCTTGATgcatttttcagttaaaatacaGAAGTGACGTTTACACACGTGTATCCATTGGCAGCCAGCATATCAGCCATATATCTGGTGTTAGGAAGCTCCCATCCAAAGATGTCTTGGATGACAACCACAGCCTTGTCCGATGTGGTGGAGGGTTTCACTACGTATGCTTTGATGTGCTCAATCTGGACCTCCTGGCCCAGGCCTCCGTAATCAAACCGATCACCAATATCACAGGGACATGGCTTGGCCTCGTTTGCCATctaataacacacacacagacatagtATGATGGAGACGGATAGTGTCTCTATtctgtcaaaacaaatatttgtagaACATAACACCTAAGGACAAAGGGATTATGTTGTGTGACCTCGgattaatttggaaaaataacacacatttttaatacgGGCTGAAAGGGGTCATAATCCAAATATGCCATTTAAAAGTACTAATATTAGTGACGATGAAAGAAAgtatacaaataataaatacaaaaataataatattaggTATATTATGGAATCATTTATTGGATAAGCAACTGAAAAATTCAATTGAGAAATtattcatgtttaatttaacttggatttaaaataatgtacagTTATTTCACTTGCTAATGAATTATTATCCAGTCCTACTCTGCAGCACACCATGATATTGTTATCTGCCAGCCTTACCTATCAAAGTCTGTGAATAACAGTGCTATTAACAAGGATCAGCAGTTGATTAGGGTGTATTTATGGAGCTAATATAAATAGCTATAGGATGTATTTATGGAGCTAATACAGTTTACAGTAAAttgtttcagaaacattcaCCTACATAATAATTACTAGGCcctgaagtttttcttttaaaactgattttaacattATAACAAATTCATATTTCAATTATGTgtattatataaataattaattttatttaataattagagatttcatatttttttatttatatatttctttaaagctTCATTCAAAGTTTGATATGaatgaagttttaattattaactgACTTGTGACACGTTTGGCTCTCCACTAGTTGAATTCCTTCTTAAAtttgaaattcagttttaaagatCAGggataacttttttaaataattgtgaCTCCATGACCTCTATGCTCTTTAATAAAGAATAAGTAACTTGGTTTTATTGAGTTATCTGCTGAACTCGGATGAAGTCAGTCGCCACTCCTCTCATCAATCAACATGCTTTTCAGACCACAGGGTGTGCTAAGGTGACTAGGCAAATCTTTGGTCAGACCACAATCGGACATTTCAGAACTGGAATAAAACTGACAAATGTATTCAATTGTGTGTATTCGTTCCTAATGAAAACAGTGTCAGACTGAATAATGTATTAAATGACCCAGTGAATACGTTGGTGTAATTAAGGTGAAAAGTTAATGACTTGTGGAACAAGATGTCACAGCATTTGGTAGAATAGCACTAACCTTGTTTCAATTAGTCTTCATATCCTAATGCGCTTTATGTGAATCAcgtaaaaatggaaaagacatattttgtcaattttacaAGCTACTGCAGATAAAGGGGGTTTGATTGtagaaagacaaagaagagaTGCTGGATGATTGAGGAAAGTAAGAGAGGAAATAGAGACGAAAGGAGCAGTTCccatgccaaaaaaaataaataaa
Coding sequences within:
- the cct5 gene encoding T-complex protein 1 subunit epsilon, encoding MASLGTLAFDEYGRPFIIIKDQDKKTRLTGIDALKSHIMAAKAVASTLKTSLGPNGLDKMMVDQDGEVTVTNDGATILSMMDVDHQIAKLMVELSKSQDDEIGDGTTGVVVLAGALLEQAEQLLDRGIHPIRISDGYDQAAHIAIETLDKMAESFPCDPNNTEPLIQTAMTTLGSKVINRCHRQMAEIAVNAILTVADLERKDVDFELIKVEGKVGGKLEDIQLIKGVIVDKEFSHPQMPKAINDAKIAILTCPFEPPKPKTKHKLDVTSVEDYKALQKYEKEKFEEMIQQVKSTGANLAICQWGFDDEANHLLLQNELPAVRWVGGPEIELIAIATGGRIVPRFCELTPEKLGSAGLVKEISFGTTKDHMLVITECKNTRAVTIFIRGGNKMIIEEAKRALHDALCVIRNLVKDNRVVYGGGASEIACALAVNQAADKCPSLEQYAMRSFADALEVIPMALAENSGLSPIQTMAEVRARQVKDNNPFLGIDCLHKNTNDMKQQHVIETLIGKKQQILLATQVVKMILKIDDIRNQGESED
- the cmbl gene encoding carboxymethylenebutenolidase homolog yields the protein MANEAKPCPCDIGDRFDYGGLGQEVQIEHIKAYVVKPSTTSDKAVVVIQDIFGWELPNTRYMADMLAANGYTAVCPDFFVGKEPWSPTKDWSTFQEWLKDKKPTDINKEVDVVLKYLKEQCGAKRIGTVGFCWGGVATHYLALLYPEIKAGVSVYGIVREREDRYSLKSPTLFIFAENDNIIPLDQVSALEANLKGKCTVDFQLKVFPGQTHGFVHRKREDINPADKPQIEEARKDMLNWLNKYI